In Pseudomonas nunensis, a single window of DNA contains:
- a CDS encoding polysaccharide biosynthesis tyrosine autokinase — protein sequence MQLPSVVGTRDNERDDIDLLGIFGSLIDQKWLIGALTGAFMLTGVAYAILATPVYLANAVVQVEPKKNDMLGFSDLNSMLNGQSPSVTEIGIIKSRAVIGKTVDDLHLDIDVTPNTFPVIGGFLARRYKGDAVAPPRFGLNSYAWGGERLDIAQLNLPEELLGKKLTLVAGEQQRFQLFDDNDNLLVNGVVGEAFAQNGIEGRIADLAANPGTRFQVVRSPRIVTILDYQDDLDVSEQGKESGIIRLALASPDYAQAVKILNKVASLYVQQNVERTSAEAAQSLDFLQAQLPQVKNDLIKASDALNGYQTRGKTVNISLETQSVLEQIVTLDTRISELKLQQAELDRKFTKQHPVYRALMAQIGELTRQQKSLESKVQDLPATQQELLNLTRDVEVASQIYTQLLNKSQELDIVRAGAVGNARLIDAADVDKTTPVKPRKALIVLIATFLGAFVGVALVLVRKSLSRGLEGPEAIEQLGLPVYASIPYSALQQEEDSKKLRLSDESRRQAFLLALRNPTDLSIESIRSLRTCLHFAGLDSTNNRIMISGPSPQVGKTFVSSNLAAVMAQSGQKVVLIDADMRKGHLHKTLNTPISNGLSDLLVKRCSLEQGIHETEVENLHFISRGQVPPNPSELLMHANFRELLAQLSELYDVVIIDTPPLLAVTDAAIVGREAAISLIVTRFGVNPAKEIELTIRRFSQNGIQLKGAVFNGVEKRASSYYGNGGYGNYNYEYASDKA from the coding sequence ATGCAGTTACCGTCAGTAGTCGGCACCCGGGACAACGAACGAGATGATATTGATCTTCTCGGTATATTCGGCAGTTTAATTGACCAGAAATGGTTAATCGGCGCGCTCACCGGAGCATTTATGCTGACCGGCGTGGCCTATGCGATTTTGGCGACGCCGGTGTACCTGGCGAACGCCGTGGTCCAGGTCGAACCGAAAAAGAACGACATGCTCGGTTTCTCCGACCTCAACAGCATGCTCAATGGGCAATCGCCGTCGGTGACCGAGATCGGCATCATCAAGTCCCGCGCGGTGATCGGCAAAACCGTCGACGACCTGCACCTGGATATCGACGTCACGCCCAACACCTTCCCGGTCATTGGCGGTTTTCTGGCCCGACGCTACAAGGGCGACGCTGTTGCGCCACCGCGTTTCGGCCTGAACAGTTACGCCTGGGGCGGTGAGCGCCTGGACATCGCACAGCTCAACTTGCCGGAAGAACTGTTGGGCAAGAAGCTGACGCTGGTGGCCGGCGAGCAGCAACGATTCCAGCTGTTCGATGACAACGACAATCTGTTGGTGAACGGTGTCGTCGGCGAAGCCTTCGCGCAAAACGGCATCGAGGGGCGGATCGCCGATCTGGCAGCCAATCCCGGCACGCGTTTCCAAGTGGTGCGCAGCCCAAGAATCGTCACCATCCTCGATTATCAGGATGACCTGGACGTGTCCGAGCAAGGCAAGGAGTCGGGCATAATTCGCCTGGCCCTGGCCAGCCCTGACTACGCCCAAGCGGTGAAGATCCTCAATAAAGTCGCCTCGTTGTATGTACAGCAAAACGTCGAGCGCACCTCGGCCGAAGCGGCGCAAAGCCTGGACTTTCTGCAAGCTCAACTGCCGCAGGTCAAGAACGACCTGATCAAGGCCAGCGATGCGCTCAACGGTTACCAAACCCGTGGCAAGACGGTCAACATTTCCCTCGAAACCCAATCGGTGCTGGAACAGATCGTCACCCTCGACACGCGCATTTCCGAGTTGAAGCTGCAACAGGCGGAGCTTGATCGCAAGTTCACCAAACAGCATCCGGTCTATCGCGCCCTGATGGCGCAGATCGGCGAATTGACTCGTCAGCAGAAGAGTCTGGAGAGCAAAGTCCAGGACCTGCCCGCCACCCAGCAGGAGTTGCTAAACCTGACCCGCGACGTGGAAGTCGCGTCGCAGATCTACACGCAACTGCTGAACAAATCCCAGGAGCTCGACATCGTTCGGGCCGGCGCAGTGGGCAATGCGCGGCTGATCGATGCGGCGGATGTCGACAAGACCACTCCGGTGAAACCGCGTAAGGCACTGATCGTGCTGATCGCGACCTTCCTCGGGGCATTTGTCGGTGTGGCGCTGGTGCTGGTGCGCAAATCCCTGAGTCGCGGCCTGGAAGGGCCGGAAGCCATTGAGCAACTCGGGCTGCCGGTGTATGCATCGATTCCCTACAGCGCGTTGCAACAGGAAGAGGACAGTAAAAAGCTGCGCCTGAGTGACGAGTCGCGGCGCCAGGCATTCCTGTTGGCCCTGCGCAATCCGACCGACCTGTCGATCGAGTCGATCCGCAGCTTGCGCACTTGCCTGCACTTCGCCGGGCTGGACTCGACCAATAACCGCATCATGATTTCCGGTCCGAGCCCGCAGGTCGGCAAAACTTTCGTCTCGTCCAACCTCGCCGCCGTCATGGCGCAAAGCGGTCAAAAAGTTGTGCTGATCGATGCCGACATGCGCAAGGGGCATCTGCACAAGACGCTCAACACGCCGATCAGCAATGGCTTGTCGGACCTGCTGGTCAAGCGTTGCAGCCTGGAGCAGGGCATCCACGAAACCGAGGTCGAGAACCTGCACTTCATCAGCCGCGGACAGGTCCCGCCTAACCCTTCAGAGCTGTTGATGCACGCGAACTTCCGCGAGCTGCTGGCACAACTCAGCGAGCTGTATGACGTGGTGATCATCGATACGCCACCGCTGCTGGCGGTGACCGACGCCGCGATCGTCGGGCGTGAAGCCGCGATCAGCCTGATCGTCACCCGCTTCGGCGTGAACCCCGCCAAAGAAATCGAACTGACGATTCGTCGATTTTCCCAGAACGGCATCCAGTTGAAAGGCGCTGTGTTCAACGGCGTCGAGAAGCGTGCGTCGAGCTATTACGGCAACGGCGGCTACGGCAATTACAACTACGAGTATGCGTCCGACAAGGCTTGA
- a CDS encoding DUF4404 family protein — protein MPARELQDQLNTLREQLEQNPPLSEAEREDLHALMQQIELELELETKTKDSNLADGVNLAVERFELEHPAIAGTLRNIVQTLGNIGI, from the coding sequence ATGCCTGCCCGCGAACTGCAAGACCAGCTCAATACCCTGCGCGAGCAATTGGAACAGAATCCGCCGCTCTCCGAAGCCGAGCGCGAAGACCTGCACGCGCTGATGCAACAGATCGAACTCGAGCTTGAGCTGGAAACCAAAACCAAGGACTCCAACCTCGCCGACGGCGTGAACCTGGCCGTCGAACGCTTTGAACTCGAACACCCCGCCATTGCCGGCACCTTGCGCAACATCGTGCAAACGCTGGGCAACATCGGGATCTGA
- a CDS encoding polysaccharide pyruvyl transferase family protein gives MNVTILHGYSASNSGDGLLVDLAIALVLRNFGADTSISVVASDPKSFHYLPYQRHDAPVMAAKGLGRVKQALFLNQSYAGLADVLKSSDLIVGVGGGYMRSKSAFEHIKLKLGHAKQLETAILSKVPSVYLPQSIGPFHGDGGKIVEHYAQADAVFVRDNRSSELFGTYENVYRAPDLAVQALASKILQQPKFTRCAQTPAVVCVVLRKPPAWSKEKKAGYVANLKLLLQRLKNKSKVVCAVQSAVRGNDDGAFYRELGITEDLLPLKATLAKHQPDLVISVRLHGAIESLLAGVPAFHISYERKGFGAYQDMGVEDWVINGGDINVDRIIDTVYAPNALSRFGQKLTDTCREIEAKTLVMDGIIKGIVR, from the coding sequence ATGAACGTAACGATTTTGCATGGCTACAGCGCCTCCAACTCCGGTGATGGCCTGCTCGTGGACCTGGCCATCGCCCTGGTGCTGCGAAACTTTGGTGCCGACACCTCGATCAGCGTCGTGGCCTCGGACCCGAAATCCTTCCATTATTTGCCGTACCAGCGCCATGACGCGCCGGTGATGGCGGCCAAGGGTTTGGGACGGGTCAAGCAGGCGCTGTTCCTGAATCAGTCCTACGCAGGGCTTGCGGATGTATTGAAGTCGAGCGACCTGATCGTCGGGGTCGGCGGCGGTTACATGCGTTCCAAAAGCGCTTTCGAACATATCAAGTTGAAACTCGGGCACGCCAAGCAACTGGAAACCGCGATCCTGAGCAAAGTGCCGTCGGTGTACCTGCCGCAAAGCATCGGTCCGTTCCACGGTGACGGCGGCAAAATCGTCGAGCATTACGCCCAGGCCGACGCGGTGTTCGTGCGCGACAACCGCTCCTCGGAGCTGTTCGGCACCTATGAAAATGTCTACCGCGCGCCGGACCTGGCCGTGCAGGCGCTGGCAAGCAAGATTCTGCAGCAACCCAAGTTCACCCGTTGCGCACAAACCCCGGCGGTGGTCTGCGTAGTGCTGCGTAAACCGCCGGCGTGGAGCAAGGAAAAGAAGGCCGGTTACGTGGCCAACCTGAAGCTGTTGCTGCAGCGATTGAAGAACAAAAGCAAAGTGGTGTGCGCGGTGCAGAGCGCGGTGCGCGGCAACGATGACGGCGCGTTCTATCGCGAGTTGGGCATCACCGAAGACCTGCTGCCGTTGAAGGCAACGCTGGCCAAACACCAGCCGGATTTGGTGATTTCTGTGCGCTTGCACGGCGCCATCGAATCGCTGCTGGCGGGCGTTCCGGCGTTCCATATCAGCTATGAGCGCAAGGGCTTTGGCGCCTATCAGGACATGGGCGTGGAGGACTGGGTGATCAATGGCGGCGACATCAATGTCGACCGCATTATCGACACGGTTTACGCACCGAATGCCTTGTCGCGATTTGGCCAGAAGCTGACCGACACCTGCCGGGAAATCGAAGCCAAGACCCTGGTCATGGATGGGATCATCAAGGGCATCGTTCGATGA
- a CDS encoding PilZ domain-containing protein, producing MSQTDRDYSEKRDFIRMRVDADVSLIHEGDEVPAVCIDLSSSGMQVEAPRLFKVGDRLSVRIDSDHAALKGLEADTEVVWVKEQDGSSQKLGLTILKMK from the coding sequence ATGAGTCAAACCGATCGGGACTACAGCGAAAAGCGCGATTTCATTCGCATGCGGGTCGATGCCGATGTCTCGCTGATTCATGAGGGCGATGAGGTGCCAGCCGTCTGCATCGACCTTTCCAGCAGTGGCATGCAGGTGGAGGCGCCGCGCCTGTTCAAGGTCGGAGACCGTCTGAGCGTGCGGATCGACTCCGATCACGCGGCCCTCAAGGGGCTTGAGGCCGACACCGAAGTGGTGTGGGTGAAGGAACAGGACGGCAGCAGCCAGAAACTCGGGCTTACAATCTTGAAGATGAAATAA
- the tal gene encoding transaldolase yields MTSKLEQLKQITTVVADTGDFEAIARVKPVDATTNPSLLLKAAAISGYAELLNACVHDCKGDVGLASDRFGVAVGQEILKVVPGRISTEVDARLSFDTDAVLKRAHRLIELYDKAGIGRDRVLIKIASTWEGIRAAEILEKEGIQTNLTLLFSFAQAAACADAGVFLISPFVGRIYDWYKKANGNDYTGADDPGVQSVTRIYNYYKANDYKTVVMGASFRNLNQIEQLAGCDRLTISPDLLEKLAADNGKLERKLAPGHAGEARLSLNEAQFRWLSNEDAMATEKLAEGIRQFARDQEKLEALLQAKL; encoded by the coding sequence ATGACTTCCAAGCTGGAACAACTCAAACAAATCACCACCGTCGTTGCCGATACCGGCGACTTCGAAGCTATCGCTCGCGTTAAACCCGTGGACGCTACCACCAACCCTTCCCTGCTGCTCAAAGCGGCGGCCATTTCCGGTTACGCCGAGCTGCTGAACGCTTGCGTTCATGACTGCAAGGGCGACGTCGGCCTGGCCAGCGACCGTTTTGGCGTCGCGGTAGGGCAAGAAATCCTGAAAGTGGTCCCAGGCCGTATTTCCACCGAAGTGGATGCACGTCTTTCGTTCGACACTGACGCCGTATTGAAGCGCGCGCACCGTCTGATCGAGCTGTACGACAAGGCCGGCATCGGCCGTGACCGCGTACTGATCAAGATCGCCTCCACCTGGGAAGGCATCCGTGCCGCCGAGATCCTGGAAAAGGAAGGCATCCAGACCAACCTGACCCTGCTGTTCTCCTTCGCTCAGGCCGCCGCTTGCGCTGACGCGGGCGTGTTCCTGATTTCGCCGTTCGTGGGCCGCATCTACGACTGGTACAAGAAGGCCAACGGCAACGACTACACCGGCGCGGATGATCCGGGCGTGCAGTCGGTAACCCGCATCTACAACTACTACAAGGCCAATGACTACAAAACCGTGGTCATGGGCGCAAGCTTCCGCAATCTGAATCAGATCGAGCAACTGGCAGGTTGCGATCGCCTGACCATCAGCCCGGATCTGCTGGAGAAACTGGCGGCGGACAACGGCAAGCTGGAGCGCAAACTGGCGCCAGGGCATGCCGGCGAAGCACGTCTGAGCCTGAATGAAGCGCAGTTCCGTTGGTTGTCCAACGAAGATGCGATGGCGACCGAGAAACTGGCCGAAGGTATTCGTCAGTTCGCCCGTGACCAGGAAAAGCTTGAGGCGTTGCTGCAAGCCAAGCTGTGA
- a CDS encoding MlaA family lipoprotein has product MRWSNQLAQLCVCASVLLVPFAAQAASEDDPWESVNRPIYQFNDFVDTYALKPIAQGYEFVTPQFVEDGIHNMFRNVGDVTNLANNILQAKPAAAGVDTARLIFNTTFGVLGFFDVGTKMGLQRSDEDFGQTLGYWGVGSGPYVMLPLLGPSTLRDAPSKLVDSYTGPYRYINDVPVRNSVFGLNIVDTRASLLSAEKLINGDKYIFIRNAYLQNREFKVKDGHVEDDF; this is encoded by the coding sequence ATGCGCTGGAGCAATCAACTCGCTCAGCTATGTGTGTGTGCCAGCGTGTTGCTGGTTCCGTTTGCCGCCCAGGCGGCTTCGGAAGATGATCCTTGGGAAAGCGTCAACCGCCCGATTTACCAGTTCAACGATTTCGTCGATACCTACGCGCTGAAGCCCATTGCCCAGGGCTATGAGTTCGTGACGCCGCAGTTCGTGGAAGACGGCATCCACAACATGTTCCGCAACGTCGGTGATGTGACCAACCTTGCGAACAATATCCTGCAGGCCAAACCGGCCGCCGCTGGCGTCGACACCGCACGACTGATCTTCAACACCACCTTCGGCGTGTTGGGCTTCTTCGATGTGGGCACCAAGATGGGCCTGCAACGCAGCGATGAAGATTTCGGCCAGACCCTCGGCTACTGGGGCGTCGGCAGTGGTCCGTACGTGATGCTGCCATTGCTCGGCCCAAGCACTTTGCGTGATGCGCCGTCCAAGCTCGTCGACAGCTACACCGGCCCGTACCGTTACATCAACGACGTGCCAGTGCGTAACTCGGTATTCGGCTTGAACATCGTCGATACCCGCGCCAGCCTGCTGTCGGCCGAGAAGCTGATCAATGGCGACAAGTACATCTTCATCCGCAACGCTTACCTGCAGAACCGCGAATTCAAAGTCAAAGACGGCCACGTCGAAGACGATTTCTGA
- a CDS encoding low molecular weight protein-tyrosine-phosphatase gives MFRKILVVCVGNICRSPTAELLLRNALASSTIAVTSAGLSARVGEAMEPAARQVLEAHGHCAEGFKARQITPDIVNESDLILVMEKQHVNQVLKIASHARGKVFLLGKWQSEREIQDPYRQGRAAFIHAHALIEDAVCSWAQRLGH, from the coding sequence TTGTTCAGAAAGATCCTTGTCGTCTGCGTGGGCAATATTTGCCGAAGCCCCACCGCAGAACTGCTGCTGCGTAATGCGCTGGCGTCTTCAACCATCGCCGTCACCTCGGCGGGCCTGAGCGCGCGCGTTGGCGAAGCCATGGAACCCGCGGCGCGCCAGGTGCTGGAAGCCCACGGGCATTGCGCCGAAGGCTTCAAGGCGCGGCAAATCACCCCGGACATCGTCAATGAATCAGACCTGATTCTGGTCATGGAAAAACAGCATGTAAACCAAGTGCTGAAGATTGCATCGCACGCCAGGGGCAAAGTGTTTCTTCTCGGCAAGTGGCAGAGTGAGCGAGAAATACAGGACCCGTATCGTCAAGGAAGAGCAGCTTTTATTCATGCCCATGCATTGATTGAAGATGCTGTTTGCTCATGGGCGCAGCGCCTTGGGCATTGA
- a CDS encoding glycosyltransferase, producing the protein MKKILHVAETIKGGVATVIRTISAPPEGQAANYELVYLIPFDQRKELHGIEEKQIRTFDRTKRDVRSLLRFAWQLGRLIFKEKPDVVHLHSTFSGVIGRCVCVLLRPWRSPKIVYCPHAFSFLMESSPAKQKVYSLIERLLQKVTDVIICVSQYELDKAARFGIERRRMKLIYNGIPYKDDEPKTSGQAPIHLLFVGRLDYQKGFDVLLKAFAGVKRTDLKLTVVGSAVNEDSVDCPEMDGVEYVPWVTPAEVNALYQAADALIVPSRWEGFAMVPLEGMAMGLPVIASDCTSLPELVTHGVTGYVFPSGDHQALTRLLVNIQKPGLLALGVQGREKVRERFSATLMIKQTYDAYSASSY; encoded by the coding sequence GTGAAAAAAATACTGCATGTGGCCGAAACGATTAAGGGTGGCGTGGCGACCGTTATTCGCACGATATCGGCGCCCCCCGAGGGCCAGGCTGCGAACTATGAGCTGGTGTATCTGATCCCGTTCGATCAGCGAAAAGAGCTGCACGGCATTGAAGAAAAACAGATCCGCACCTTCGACCGGACCAAGCGTGATGTGCGCTCGCTGCTGCGATTCGCCTGGCAACTGGGCCGTTTGATCTTCAAGGAAAAACCCGATGTGGTGCATTTGCACAGCACCTTTTCCGGGGTGATTGGCCGTTGCGTGTGCGTACTTTTACGGCCGTGGCGGTCACCGAAAATTGTCTACTGCCCGCATGCCTTTTCATTTTTGATGGAGAGTTCGCCGGCCAAGCAGAAGGTCTATTCGCTGATCGAGCGGCTGTTGCAGAAGGTCACGGACGTGATCATTTGCGTCAGCCAGTACGAACTGGATAAAGCAGCGCGATTCGGTATCGAGCGGCGGCGCATGAAACTGATCTACAACGGCATTCCCTACAAAGACGATGAGCCGAAGACCTCCGGTCAGGCGCCGATCCATCTGCTGTTTGTCGGGCGGCTCGACTATCAGAAGGGCTTCGATGTGTTGCTCAAGGCGTTTGCCGGCGTAAAGCGCACCGATCTGAAACTCACTGTGGTCGGGAGTGCGGTCAACGAGGACAGCGTCGATTGCCCGGAAATGGACGGAGTCGAGTACGTGCCGTGGGTGACACCGGCCGAGGTGAATGCGCTGTATCAGGCGGCTGACGCGCTGATCGTGCCGAGTCGCTGGGAAGGCTTTGCCATGGTGCCGCTCGAAGGCATGGCCATGGGGCTGCCGGTGATTGCCAGTGACTGCACGTCCTTGCCCGAACTGGTCACCCACGGCGTGACGGGCTACGTGTTTCCCTCCGGCGATCATCAGGCACTCACCAGGCTGCTGGTGAACATCCAGAAGCCCGGCTTGCTGGCGCTCGGCGTTCAGGGGCGCGAAAAGGTCCGTGAGCGCTTCAGTGCCACGTTGATGATCAAGCAGACCTACGACGCCTATTCCGCTTCCTCTTATTAA
- the rssC gene encoding anti-sigma factor antagonist RssC gives MSTGRIQFAEQDGTFVLKFVGEVRLTLCSALDATIERIFTALNFNAIVIDLTETRSIDSTTLGLLAKLSILSRQKVGLLPTVVTTHEDITRLLQSMGFEQVFNIVDRPIPCPECLTDLPDQDQSEEVVRIKVLEAHKILMGLNDSNREAFHDLVNALERH, from the coding sequence ATGAGTACCGGTAGAATCCAGTTCGCCGAGCAGGACGGCACCTTCGTCCTGAAGTTCGTCGGTGAAGTTCGCCTGACCCTGTGTTCGGCGTTGGATGCGACTATTGAGCGGATCTTCACGGCGTTGAACTTCAACGCGATCGTGATCGACCTGACCGAAACCCGTAGCATCGACAGCACCACGTTGGGCCTGCTGGCCAAACTGTCGATCCTGTCGCGGCAGAAGGTCGGCTTGCTGCCGACCGTCGTCACCACCCACGAAGACATCACCCGTCTGCTGCAGTCCATGGGCTTCGAGCAAGTGTTCAACATCGTTGACCGCCCGATCCCATGCCCTGAGTGCCTGACCGACCTGCCAGACCAGGATCAGTCCGAAGAAGTGGTGCGGATCAAAGTGCTCGAAGCACACAAGATCCTCATGGGCCTGAACGACTCCAATCGTGAAGCGTTTCATGATCTGGTAAATGCGCTGGAGCGGCATTGA
- the rssB gene encoding two-component system response regulator RssB, giving the protein MPKTSATLLIIDDDEVVRASLAAYLEDSGFSVLQASNGQQGLQVFEQDKSDLVICDLRMPQMGGLELIRQVTELSPQTPVIVVSGAGVMNDAVEALRLGAADYLIKPLEDLAVLEHSVRRALDRARLLLENQRYRDKLEKANRELEASLNLLQEDQNAGRQVQMNMLPVSPWTIDEFQFAHQIIPSLYLSGDFVDYFRVDERRVAFYLADVSGHGASSAFVTVLLKFMTTRLLFESKRNGTLPEFKPSEVLGHINRGLISCKLGKHVTMVGGVIDEETGLLTYSIGGHLPLPVLYTPDSVRYLEGRGLPVGLFNEATYEDHVMELPPTFSLTLMSDGILDLLPEPTLKEKEAALPQRVKAAGGTLDGLRQVFGLATLGEMPDDIALLVLSRNL; this is encoded by the coding sequence ATGCCAAAAACCAGTGCCACGCTGCTGATAATCGATGATGACGAAGTAGTGCGCGCGAGCCTCGCCGCCTATTTGGAAGACAGTGGTTTCAGTGTCCTGCAAGCCAGCAATGGCCAGCAGGGTCTTCAGGTATTCGAGCAAGACAAGTCCGACTTGGTCATCTGCGATCTGCGCATGCCGCAGATGGGCGGGCTCGAACTCATTCGCCAGGTCACCGAGCTGTCGCCGCAAACCCCGGTTATCGTGGTGTCGGGTGCCGGCGTGATGAACGATGCGGTCGAGGCCCTGCGCCTGGGCGCGGCGGACTACCTGATCAAGCCTCTCGAAGATCTGGCCGTGCTCGAGCACTCCGTGCGCCGGGCCCTGGATCGTGCGCGCCTGCTGCTGGAAAACCAGCGCTACCGCGACAAGCTTGAAAAGGCCAACCGCGAACTCGAAGCCAGCCTGAACCTGCTCCAGGAAGACCAGAACGCCGGTCGCCAGGTGCAGATGAACATGCTGCCGGTCAGTCCTTGGACCATCGACGAGTTCCAGTTTGCCCACCAGATCATCCCGTCGCTGTACCTGTCGGGTGATTTCGTTGACTACTTTCGGGTCGACGAGCGTCGGGTAGCTTTCTACCTGGCGGATGTTTCCGGTCATGGCGCCTCTTCAGCCTTCGTCACCGTGCTGTTGAAATTCATGACCACGCGCCTGCTGTTCGAATCCAAGCGCAATGGCACGTTGCCAGAATTCAAGCCTTCAGAGGTACTTGGTCATATCAACCGAGGCCTGATCAGTTGTAAGCTGGGTAAACACGTCACAATGGTCGGTGGTGTCATCGACGAGGAGACAGGTTTGTTGACCTATAGCATCGGCGGTCATCTGCCGTTGCCTGTGTTGTACACGCCAGACAGTGTTCGTTATCTGGAAGGGCGTGGTCTGCCGGTGGGCCTCTTCAATGAAGCCACCTACGAAGACCACGTGATGGAATTGCCTCCGACGTTCAGCCTGACGCTGATGTCTGATGGCATTCTGGACCTTTTGCCAGAACCCACACTCAAAGAGAAAGAAGCGGCGTTGCCCCAACGGGTCAAGGCTGCGGGCGGCACCCTGGATGGGCTGCGGCAGGTTTTTGGATTGGCCACGCTAGGGGAGATGCCGGATGATATCGCCCTGTTGGTGTTGAGCAGGAATCTTTAA
- a CDS encoding polysaccharide biosynthesis C-terminal domain-containing protein, whose protein sequence is MIFRLLLRGGALGAKFLLVLAITNYLGYDALGFYGVVVAASLIASKFYSVGFSSEINRLISVGRSSRWVVDKVLLLYLAVGIVLSLATVTVYSLFQGIEASAALIVCVALLLLTEHLSFEINSFVFSAQKATLGALLFFIKTGLWALLALGGMMLGWVTDIASVLWLWVAANVSVMVAGYLIVVNVHRGRVTAALTTASVWKAGLPFYLGTGLIALSQYAERFLIIDLEPYASLGKYVYAWSAANTLQALSYAVVAVVGIPVLAKRYQNDQQPLSVRQLFVNQWVTRALLLSGAVALMIVVFFNVVLDYVATTVPRPDNDLLAVLIFSFALRAVGDIVWGGLIASKNSRVSLASAAICLLVSLPVSYLLIKHYSIYGAAWGNVFSISVQLGVIALLTRFARVKVAA, encoded by the coding sequence ATGATATTTCGGCTACTGCTCCGGGGCGGAGCGTTAGGCGCGAAGTTTCTGCTGGTGTTGGCCATCACCAATTACCTGGGCTACGACGCGCTGGGTTTTTACGGCGTGGTGGTGGCTGCCTCGTTGATTGCGTCGAAGTTCTACAGCGTCGGTTTCAGTTCCGAAATCAATCGGCTGATCAGCGTCGGTCGCAGTTCGCGCTGGGTGGTGGATAAGGTCCTGCTGTTGTACCTGGCCGTGGGCATCGTGTTGTCGCTGGCGACGGTCACGGTGTATTCGCTGTTCCAGGGGATCGAAGCGAGCGCCGCGCTGATCGTATGTGTAGCGCTGTTGCTGCTCACTGAGCACCTGTCGTTCGAAATCAATTCCTTCGTGTTTTCTGCGCAGAAAGCCACCTTGGGCGCGCTGCTGTTCTTCATCAAAACCGGCCTCTGGGCGCTGTTGGCCCTGGGCGGGATGATGCTCGGCTGGGTGACCGACATCGCCAGTGTGCTGTGGTTGTGGGTGGCGGCCAATGTGTCGGTGATGGTAGCCGGCTACTTGATTGTGGTGAACGTTCACCGTGGACGAGTGACTGCTGCGCTGACCACCGCTTCGGTGTGGAAAGCCGGGTTACCGTTTTACCTGGGCACCGGGCTGATCGCGTTGAGTCAGTACGCCGAGCGCTTTCTGATTATCGACCTTGAGCCCTACGCCAGCCTCGGCAAGTACGTCTACGCCTGGTCGGCGGCCAACACCTTGCAAGCGCTGTCCTACGCGGTGGTGGCGGTGGTGGGCATCCCGGTGCTCGCCAAGCGTTATCAGAACGATCAGCAACCGCTGAGCGTCCGCCAGTTGTTCGTCAATCAGTGGGTGACGCGCGCGCTGCTGCTGTCCGGCGCCGTGGCGCTGATGATTGTTGTGTTCTTCAACGTCGTGCTGGATTACGTGGCGACGACGGTGCCGCGTCCGGATAACGACCTGCTCGCGGTGCTGATTTTTTCCTTCGCCCTGCGCGCGGTTGGCGACATCGTCTGGGGCGGTTTGATCGCGTCTAAAAACAGTCGGGTATCACTCGCCAGCGCGGCGATTTGCCTGTTGGTTTCGCTGCCGGTCAGTTACCTGCTGATCAAGCACTATTCGATTTATGGTGCGGCCTGGGGCAATGTGTTTTCGATCAGCGTGCAGCTCGGCGTCATTGCTTTGCTGACGCGGTTTGCTCGCGTGAAGGTGGCCGCGTAA